CCAGGGCGGTGGCGGCGAGTTTCATGGATAAGACCTAAACGCACGCCGCCGCCCCTTGTTTTCGCCGGGAGCATCACTCTGTGTCATGCCCGCGCCATAGCCACTCCAGCGAGTAAGGAGACCCCTCCATCGCCCACAGGGCACCATCGATGAAACGGTAGAACTGGTTCATGCCCGCGATTTTTTCCATGTCTTCCTCGTCGAGCCGGATCGAGGCGGCCTCCAGATTCTGTTTCAGGCGTTCGGGATTCACCGATTTCGGAATGGCGGAGGTTCCGCGGCTCACTGCCCACGCCAAGAGCACTTGAGCGGGCGAAATGCCATGTTTGGCAGCGACTTGGAGAATTTCCGGGGCATCGCGCAAGGGCGGATCATCGCCACGCTGCAGCCGCGCCGGGCGGTCCGGCGAACCGAGGGGCGAATAGGCCGTGAGAGCAATTCCCGCGGGGCCACAGAAATCCAAGAGCATTTGTTGGGACAAGAGGGGGTGGCTCTCCACCTGATTCGCCTCGGGCCGAATTCGGGAGCGAACGTAAAGATGCTTCAGGCGGTGCACATTGAAATTCGAGACACCAATGTGACGGCAAAGCCCCGCGTCTGCGAAACTCTCCATGGCACTCCACGTGTCCTCGAGCGGGGCATCCCCGGGCGAGAGGAAATCAGCGCCGCTAGTCGGAAACTCGATCTCCGGTTTCAGGGCGATCGGCCAGTGGATGAGGTAGAGATCCAGATAATCGAGGCGGAGATCGGCCAAGGACTTCTCCAGCGCGGGGCGGGCATCATGCGGGAGGTGCTTGTTGTTCCAGAGCTTCGAGGTGATCCACAGTTCCTCGCGCTTCACCAGGCCGGAGCTGATGGCGGCGGCAAGCGCCTCGCCGATTTCCGCCTCATTGCCATAGAGCGGGGCACAATCGATGTGGCGGTAGCCGATCCTCAAGGCCTCGGTGACGGCAGCCGCCGTTTCGCCGGGCGCGGCTTTCCAAGTTCCGAGTCCCAAGGCCGGCATACGGTCCCCATTGGCAAAGGTGAAGGCGGGTGTCGTCATCGCCCTGCTCTACCATCGATGGACGGGCTGCGAAAAGCCCCTAGCGACCCCGTGCGAGGGTCTGCACCTGTGACGGTTTCTTCGGAGAGCTTCGGTCCTTGCATCAATTGGCATGGCTGGCGCTTCATAGGGGTGATTCCATGGCAATCCGAGTCGGCCTCCATCACGTCACCGAATATCGCTACGACCGCGAGGTGAATCTTTCGCCCCACGTCGTGAGGCTGCGACCCTGTGTGCACTCGCGGACTCCGATCCTCGCGTATTCGCTGAATATCGAGCCGGCGAACCACTTCATCAATTGGCAGCAGGACCCCTTTGGAAACTGGAATGCCCGGGTCGTGTTCCCTGAGAAAACCCGCAGGCTCAGCATCGTGGTGGACCTGGTGGCGGACATGACCGTCATCAATCCCTTCGACTTCTTCCTGGAAGAGTATGCGGAGGAATTTCCCTTCAACTATCCGCCGTCCCTCAAGCATGAGCTTTCTCCCTACCTGAAGATCCGGGAGCGGGGGCCACAGCTAATGGAGTGGCTGGAGAAGATCCCGCGGGAGAAGGCCCGGACCATCGATTTCCTGGTGGATGTGAACATGCGGGTGCATCAGGCGGTGGGCTACGTGATCCGCCTGGAGCCGGGGGTGCAGAGCTGCGAGCAGACTTTCGAACGGGGTACCGGCTCATGCCGGGATTCCGCCTATCTCCTGGTGCAGGCCTTGCGCCATCTGGGTCTCGCGGCGCGTTTCGTTTCCGGGTATCTGGTGCAGTTGAAGCCGGATCAGGAGTCGCTGGATGGACCATCCGGGCCGGCCGAAGATTTCACGGACCTCCATGCTTGGGCGGAGGTCTATATCCCGGGCGCGGGCTGGGTGGGTCTGGATCCGACCTCCGGGCTTTTCGCCGGAGAAGGACACATCCCCCTCTCCTGCACGCCGGAGCCTGCCAGTGCGGCACCGGTGGTGGGTGCGGTGGATGAGTGCAAGACGGAGTTCGTCTGGGCGAACGAGGTCACGCGCGTGCATGAGGATCCGCGGGTGACAAAGCCTTACAGCGACAGCGAGTGGGATTCGATCAATGCCCTCGGGGAGAAGGTGGATGCACTCTTGGAAGCGGACGATGTGGCACTGACCATGGGTGGCGAGCCCACTTTCGTTTCCATCGATGACATGGAGGGCGCAGAGTGGAACGTCTCTGCCGATAGTCCGGCGAAGCGGAAGCTGGCGCTCAATTTGCTGAAGCGGCTGAAGGATGTGTTCGCGAACGGCGGCTTGCTCCACTACGGAGAGGGCAAGTGGTATCCGGGTGAGCCTTTGCCACGCTGGGCCTACACGGTGCTATGGAGGAAAGACGGGCAGCCCTTGTGGAAAGATGAGCGCCTGCTCGCTGATCCGAACTCCGATCTTGGCCATGGGATCGAGGATGCGCGCCGCTTTGCAGCCCGGATGATCGATATCCTGGGCTGCGAGCCATCGCACCTTGTGGCGGGATTCGAAGATGCCTTTTACTATGCTTGGCGCGAAAGCACGCTCCCGACGAACGTCGATCCCTACTCCGCGGATCTGGATGATCCGTTGGAGCGCCGCTACCTGGCCACGCTGTTAGACCGAGGGCTTTCGAAACCCACCGGCTTCGCACTGCCACTGGAATGGGATGCGGAGGAGGAAACGTGGCAGAGCGCGCTGTGGACTTTCCGGCGTGGACGCATGTCGCTCGTTCCCGGAGGATCCCCCATGGGTTTCCGGCTGCCGCTGGATTCGCTGCCCAAGGCCCCGAAGGAGGCGGCCACGGAATCCGCACCGCTAGAGGCATCGCCGATGGAACCGGTTCCCAGCTTGCCTGTTCATGGAGCGATGCTTCCTGCCGGTCGCACCTTGCAGACGTCAACGGGCGTTGCGCCGGGTGCGCCGCCCGCAGCGGATTCGGGCATCTTCAAGGGAGTGCCGCAAACGGCAGTCTGCTTCGAGCCACGGAACGGCAAGCTGCACGTGTTCTTCCCGCCGGTCACCCATCTGGAGCACTATCTGATGCTGCTGGAAGCGGTCGAAGAGGTTTCTTCCACGCTGAAGCTTCCCGTAATCATCGAGGGCTACGAGATGCCATGGGACCGAAGGGTGGAACGCATCAAGGTCACGCCTGATCCCGGAGTCATCGAGGTTAATGTACATCCGGTGACTCGCTGGAGAGACCTGGTGGACAATACGACAACGCTCTATGAAGCCGCGCGACTTTCCCGGCTGGGCACCGAGAAATTCATGCTCGATGGCCGCCATACGGGAACCGGTGGCGGCAATCACGTGACACTCGGTGGCGAAACGCCGGACCGCAGCCCCTTCCTCCGCCGCCCGGGTTTGTTGCGTAGCCTGATCACCTACTGGCAGCATCATCCCGGGCTCTCTTACCTTTTCTCCGGGCTCTTCCTCGGTCCGACCAGCCAAGCTCCACGAGTCGATGAAGGACGTGACGACCGGCTTTTCGAACTGGAGATTGCCTTCGGCGAGCTGCCAGAAGCGGGAGATCCACCGTGGATGGTCGATCGCGTTCTGCGCAACCTGCTGACGGATCTCACCGGCAATACGCATCGCGCTGAATTCTGTATCGACAAGCTCTACGCACCCGGCACGGCCAGCGGACGGCTGGGCATCCTGGAACTGCGTGCCTTCGAAATGCCGCCGCATGCGCGCATGAGCCTGGTGCAGATGCTTCTCGTGCGCGCGCTGGTCGCGAAATTCTGGAAGGAGCCCTATCACCGGAAGCTGGTTCGCTGGGGCACGGAGCTGCACGATCGTTTCATGCTCCCGCATTTCGTCCGCGAGGATCTGAAGGACGTGGCGCTGGACCTGAAGAATTCCGGAGTTCCTTTCGAAGCGTCGTGGCTCGAGCCATTCCACGAGTTCCGCTTCCCGGTTTACGGACGAGTCTGCCACGATGGCGTGGAGATGGAAATCCGTGCCGCCTTGGAGCCATGGCATGTGCTTGGCGAGGAAAGCACCTCTTCCGGGACCGCCCGCTATGTGGACTCATCGGTGGAACGTGTGCAGGTGAAGATCACGGGCATGGTGGAGGGAAGGCATGTGCTGGTCTGCAATGGCCGCCGCATCCCGACACGGCCAACCGGCCGCCGTGGCGAACATGTCGCCGGGGTCCGCTACAAGGCGTGGGACCCATGGTCCGCAATGCATCCCACCGTCGGTGTGCATACTCCCCTGACCTTCGATGTGGTGGATACCTGGAACCGCCGTTCACTGGGCGGCTGCGTGTATCACGTGGTGCATCCGGGTGGCCGCAGCTACGATACCTTCCCCGTGAATGCCTATGAAGCGGAGTCTCGGCGTGTAAGCCGTTTCTGGCAACACGGCCACACGCCCGGCGTGGTGGAACCCGCCTCGACCGGAGGCTTCGGCTATCACCGGGTGGAAGATCGTGCCGGAGGTCCTGCGGTGAGCTATACCGAAGTGCCGCTGGCGGATCCCACCATGGACTTCCCGCTGACGCTGGATCTACGACGCTGAAACCCGGCCACGCTCCAGCAGCCATCGTTTCAGGAGGTTCAAGTCGGCAGGCTTCGTGAGGTGCTCGTCGAAGCCGGCTTCCTTGGCGAGTTGGCGGTCGTTTCCGCTGCCGTAACCGGTGAGGGCGATGAGGAAGGCATCCTTCATCGAGGGCATCTCACGAAGCTTCCGCGCGACTTCAAAACCATCCATGCCCGGAAGCCCGATATCGAGAATCACGACCTCCGGTATGAACTCTCCAGCCAATACCAAGGCATCCGGGCCGGCGTGAGCGACACGCGTTTCGTGGCCGAGCATCCCTTGCAACATGGCCATTGTTTCTGCGGCATCCCGGTTGTCGTCCACGATCAGCATGCGGAGGGAACGTTGCTGCGGCGCTATCTCCGAATCATGAACCTTGCTTGCCGGCACCCCATCTAGAACGGGCAAGCGCACGATGAATTCGGCGCCCCGGCCCAAGCCATCACTCCGGGCTTCAATGCTCCCGCCATGGAGCTTCACCAAGCGATGGACGATGGTGAGGCCGATGCCCAACCCGCCATGCGCACGATCCAGGGTCCGGCTCGCCTGAACAAAGAGCTCGAAGACGCGGGGAAGCAATTGAGGATCGATCCCGATACCATTGTCCCGCACCCGGATCATGACCTGTGGTCGACCGGAGCAGTCGTCGCGCTCGGCACTAAGGACAATGTGGCTGCCCGCGCCGCTATACTTGCAGGCATTTCCTAGCAGATTGCCCAAGATCTGCTCCAAGCGAGTGCCGTCGGCATTCAGGAAAAGCGGTTCGGAAGGCAAGGACAGCTCGAAACTTTGTCCGTTTGCCGAGCAGTTCGATCGCGCGATGTTTGCCGCGGCAAGCAAGATCGCTTCCAGCTCGATCGACTCCTTGCGGAGCTCGATCTTTCCCTCGGTGATGCGGGAGACATCGAGCAGATCATCGATCATCCGGCTCATGTTCTCGATCTGACGGGAGATCAGCGTCTGGGAACGGGCGCGATCGTCTTCCGAAACACCTTCTGTCTGGAGGATCTCGGCGGCGTTTCGAAGCGGAGCCAAGGGATTACGAAGCTCATGCGCAAGCATCGCCAGGAATTCGTCCTTGTTCCTGTCGGCCTGCCGAAGGGCGGCAGCCTGAGCCGCCAAGGTTCGCTCGCTTTCTCTCAGGGCTTCATCGGCGAGCTTCCGTTCCGTGATGTCATTGAACAAGACCGCCACTCTCCGCTGCTCAGCCGCACCGAAACGGGAAGCATGCACATCATACCAGCGATTCAGGCCTTTCGCGTGATTCACAAAGCGAGCCGACTCACCGGTCATCGCCACCCTGCCGTAAGTCTCGAACCAATGATCCTCATGCTCCGGGATCAGGTCACGCATCCTTTTTCCCACGACATCGCCAAGCCCCGTCTGCTTTACGAATGATGGACTGATCTGGACGAAAGCATAGTCCACGGGCTTCTGATCCTCATCGAAGATCATCTCGATGACACAAAAGCCCTCGTCGATGGTCTCGAACAAAGTTCGATAGCGCTCTTCTGAATCGCGGAGAGCCGCCTCGGCAACGCGTCTGCCGGTAACATTCCGAATCACGCTCAAGAGGCCCGAAGGCGTGCCGTCCTTGTCATAGAGCCTGCTCACTGCGGACTCGACGAAGATCTTCTCTCCTGAGCGGAGAATGTGGATGTTCTCACCGCGCCAATGCCCTGTTTGATCAAGGGCTTCTTTGGCCTGCTGCTTGTCACCCTCGCGGATCCAGCGATAATCGTAGAGAGTCTTGAGATGCTGGCCCAGGGCCTCCGAAGCCTTCACTTCGTACTGCTCCTCCGCGGCGGCATTGAGGTAGATCACATGGAAGTCCTCATCGATCGCCACGACGGCATCGGTCACCTTGGAGAGGATGTCGCTACGGAAGCGGTTCGACTCGGAGTCGGAGGTCTGGAGGATATAAACCTGCGGGCCTGAGCTGCCATCCACGACGAGGGCATCCACCTCGCCATGGCGAATGGCGCGGAGAGTTTCTTCGATCTCCTGCAGCCGCGCACGCAGCTCGACATTTTCTGCCAGGAGCTGGTTCTCGGTTTGGGGTGAGGTGGACATCCTTCAATCGGTATCTTGAGGGCCGCCCGCAGGAGATCCGGGCGAGACAAGGCCAAGACCCGCGAGCATCTTCGGCGTATTGGACATGTCGCCGACAAAGCGACGCACAGGTAGCGGCATTTTTCTGA
This portion of the Luteolibacter luteus genome encodes:
- a CDS encoding DUF2126 domain-containing protein — translated: MAIRVGLHHVTEYRYDREVNLSPHVVRLRPCVHSRTPILAYSLNIEPANHFINWQQDPFGNWNARVVFPEKTRRLSIVVDLVADMTVINPFDFFLEEYAEEFPFNYPPSLKHELSPYLKIRERGPQLMEWLEKIPREKARTIDFLVDVNMRVHQAVGYVIRLEPGVQSCEQTFERGTGSCRDSAYLLVQALRHLGLAARFVSGYLVQLKPDQESLDGPSGPAEDFTDLHAWAEVYIPGAGWVGLDPTSGLFAGEGHIPLSCTPEPASAAPVVGAVDECKTEFVWANEVTRVHEDPRVTKPYSDSEWDSINALGEKVDALLEADDVALTMGGEPTFVSIDDMEGAEWNVSADSPAKRKLALNLLKRLKDVFANGGLLHYGEGKWYPGEPLPRWAYTVLWRKDGQPLWKDERLLADPNSDLGHGIEDARRFAARMIDILGCEPSHLVAGFEDAFYYAWRESTLPTNVDPYSADLDDPLERRYLATLLDRGLSKPTGFALPLEWDAEEETWQSALWTFRRGRMSLVPGGSPMGFRLPLDSLPKAPKEAATESAPLEASPMEPVPSLPVHGAMLPAGRTLQTSTGVAPGAPPAADSGIFKGVPQTAVCFEPRNGKLHVFFPPVTHLEHYLMLLEAVEEVSSTLKLPVIIEGYEMPWDRRVERIKVTPDPGVIEVNVHPVTRWRDLVDNTTTLYEAARLSRLGTEKFMLDGRHTGTGGGNHVTLGGETPDRSPFLRRPGLLRSLITYWQHHPGLSYLFSGLFLGPTSQAPRVDEGRDDRLFELEIAFGELPEAGDPPWMVDRVLRNLLTDLTGNTHRAEFCIDKLYAPGTASGRLGILELRAFEMPPHARMSLVQMLLVRALVAKFWKEPYHRKLVRWGTELHDRFMLPHFVREDLKDVALDLKNSGVPFEASWLEPFHEFRFPVYGRVCHDGVEMEIRAALEPWHVLGEESTSSGTARYVDSSVERVQVKITGMVEGRHVLVCNGRRIPTRPTGRRGEHVAGVRYKAWDPWSAMHPTVGVHTPLTFDVVDTWNRRSLGGCVYHVVHPGGRSYDTFPVNAYEAESRRVSRFWQHGHTPGVVEPASTGGFGYHRVEDRAGGPAVSYTEVPLADPTMDFPLTLDLRR
- a CDS encoding PAS domain-containing hybrid sensor histidine kinase/response regulator, with translation MSTSPQTENQLLAENVELRARLQEIEETLRAIRHGEVDALVVDGSSGPQVYILQTSDSESNRFRSDILSKVTDAVVAIDEDFHVIYLNAAAEEQYEVKASEALGQHLKTLYDYRWIREGDKQQAKEALDQTGHWRGENIHILRSGEKIFVESAVSRLYDKDGTPSGLLSVIRNVTGRRVAEAALRDSEERYRTLFETIDEGFCVIEMIFDEDQKPVDYAFVQISPSFVKQTGLGDVVGKRMRDLIPEHEDHWFETYGRVAMTGESARFVNHAKGLNRWYDVHASRFGAAEQRRVAVLFNDITERKLADEALRESERTLAAQAAALRQADRNKDEFLAMLAHELRNPLAPLRNAAEILQTEGVSEDDRARSQTLISRQIENMSRMIDDLLDVSRITEGKIELRKESIELEAILLAAANIARSNCSANGQSFELSLPSEPLFLNADGTRLEQILGNLLGNACKYSGAGSHIVLSAERDDCSGRPQVMIRVRDNGIGIDPQLLPRVFELFVQASRTLDRAHGGLGIGLTIVHRLVKLHGGSIEARSDGLGRGAEFIVRLPVLDGVPASKVHDSEIAPQQRSLRMLIVDDNRDAAETMAMLQGMLGHETRVAHAGPDALVLAGEFIPEVVILDIGLPGMDGFEVARKLREMPSMKDAFLIALTGYGSGNDRQLAKEAGFDEHLTKPADLNLLKRWLLERGRVSAS
- a CDS encoding aldo/keto reductase, producing the protein MTTPAFTFANGDRMPALGLGTWKAAPGETAAAVTEALRIGYRHIDCAPLYGNEAEIGEALAAAISSGLVKREELWITSKLWNNKHLPHDARPALEKSLADLRLDYLDLYLIHWPIALKPEIEFPTSGADFLSPGDAPLEDTWSAMESFADAGLCRHIGVSNFNVHRLKHLYVRSRIRPEANQVESHPLLSQQMLLDFCGPAGIALTAYSPLGSPDRPARLQRGDDPPLRDAPEILQVAAKHGISPAQVLLAWAVSRGTSAIPKSVNPERLKQNLEAASIRLDEEDMEKIAGMNQFYRFIDGALWAMEGSPYSLEWLWRGHDTE